tgttttgtttggtcagggtgtgatgtgggtggacattctatgttgtatgtctatcgttgtctctgattgggagctatacttaggtagcctgttttccattgtgtgttgtgggtgattgttttctgtttgtttgtGCGTATtgcttgcagaactgtttcgttttcactctttattattttttgtcaattcagtgttcagtttattttgtttattaaagTGCTTATGAAGACATAATGAAAGCTCAATTAAGGCTTTATAAGTTGTTAATTGGTTTAAGTCTGTCCGAAGTTCCTCCTGTTGCTGACCATGGGCACGGGAAATGCATAATGAATCATCTCTAAGGAATTATTTTTAGTGTTCACTCCTAGTAATTACATTAGTATTCACACTTTCACTGAGTCACAATATTGtatttatctctgtctctatacacAACATTAGAACTTAAGAAAGTCCAATGACATCAGTGGAGCATGACTTGGTTCTTTATTGTGATTATTGTGTGAAGTTACAAAGGCTACTTATCATCCATGTAAGTGCTGGCAACGTGACCGGATATCCTGTCAATGGAGCACATTGAGACATCGTAGCAAAGCAATTGTCCGTTACGCTAATGTAGTTTGTCACTTTATTGATTTCTCTCAAGATGGGGATGAAAATCAACCAAAATCTCTTCAGCCAATAAGAGGCCTTCTCCAAGAGGTGCAGtgactaattattattattattgttatttttatgTGGACATGAAGGAGACAGGGCTATCATGGAACATAATTGACCAAAAATGGCCAAACAATATATAGATAGAGACAATATAATATTGATGTATATCTGTACGGCACTTGAAGTTTGAAAATAGCTGGATAAGGGAACAGTTCCCAAGAAGAATGCTTCTCAAACCTTTTATATTCCACCTGCTACCCACACTCCTGCGCTTGGACGTCTATCTTGTTCTTTTTCCTTTGTCCCATTGTCGCCTCCAAGTTTCTGGGTTAaaatggtattggagtggcctaGGGTGGACTAAGCTGTCCCTGGAACACACTGCTGCCAGCATGGGTTTGAATGTAGCCCACTGCTATTTCAGCACACTCTTTCCTTCCACACTTTTTCTCTGACTCTATCCAATAAACGAAATGAATGGGACTGCCCCactcctttaaaaaaaatctgtttggagagctccttggtcttcatggtgccacttgcttagtggtgttgcagactctggggcctttcagaacaggcgtttatatactgagatcatgtgacagatcatgtgacacttagattgcacacaggtggactttatttaattaattatgtgacttctgaaggtaattggttgcaccagatcttatttaggggcttcattgcAAAggtggtgaatacatatgcacgcaccacttttccatttaaaCATTTTTAgagttttttgaaacaagtaatttttttaatttcacttcactaatttggactattttgtgtatgtccataacatgaaatccaaataaaaatctatttaaattacaggttgtaatgcaacaaaataggaaaagcaccaagggggtgaatacttttgcaaggcacagtACGTGGTTGCACACACACAACTCTTACCTCATCTAATAGTTGCCTTCAGATGGGAAAACTTGCTATAGGCTCTCTCTACCAGGCTCTGTACAATCGATAACATCGCAACATGAGGCTCTCTAAAATCAATCAACACAGGAACTGCAACTGGTGTTTATTGATGAGTCATCATCAGCTGCTTCCCTCTCTTCCTATTAAGCATTTGTCCATTCCAAACTCAGCCTGCCTGTGAAAACTCTATTCTGCAATGTGCGCACGCTGATCAGTGCATTTGTCAAAGCCCAGCGAACCATAGTCATCCTCTTTCCACTGAAACAAAGGCTGTAATGAAGAGTTTCTGCCCAGCAACAAAGGCAGAAGGTAAATGAAGGAAGAGGAACAGAGACTGgttgcatcacaaatggcaccttcatccctatatagtgcattacttttgaccagcacCCATGACATAGACGGACCAGCTGAATCcaggggaaagctatgatccctcattGATGATCCCTTTGAGAGCCGTCCTCCACAAAGCCTTTATAAAATTCACACTGAAAACtcttgtaaatgtaatgtaatcatTTAGAAAGCTTTTACTCAGGTAATGGACTTCCATCTTGACATATATGAAATAAGAGGGGAAAAGCACAATGACAGTGACAGGACCATGACCTATGACCGATGCCTGATTCTGTTTTAAGAggagaaaatacatttttattttttatttaaactttatttaaccaggtatgcctCATTGATGGGACCTGATGATCCCTTTGAGAGCAGTCCTCCACAAAGCctttagttgagaacaagttctcatttacaactgcgacctggccaagataaagcaaagcagtgcaacacaatcaacaacacagagttacacatggaataaacaaacatacagtcaataatacaatagaaaaagtctatatacagtgtgtgcaaatgaggtaggataagggaggtatggcaataaataggccatagtggcgaaataattacaatatagcaattaaacactggagtgatagatgtgcagaagatgagtgtgcaagtagagattttcgggtgcaaaggagaaaaaataaataaaataaataacagtatggggatgaggtagttggatgggctatttacaggtgcagtaatctgtgagctgttctgacagctggtgcttaaagttagtgagggaaatatgagtctccagcttcagtgatttttgcagttcgttccagtcattaacagcagagaactggaaggaaaggcggctgaaggaggaattggctttgggggtgaccagtgaaatatacctgctggagtgcgtgctacgggtgggtgctgctatggtgaccagtgagctgagataaggcggggctttacctagcaaagacttatagatgacttggagacagtgggtttggcgacgagggCCAGCAaacgagagcatacagatcgcagtggtaggtagtatatggggctttggtgacaaaatggatggcacagTGATAGACTAcattcaatttgctgagtagagtgttggaggatattttgtaaatgacatcgccgaagtcaaggatcggtaggatagtcagttttacgagggtatgtttggcagcatgagtgaaggatgctttgttgtgaaataggaagccgattctagatttaattttggattggagatgtttaatgtgagtctgaaaggagagtttacagtctaaccagacacctaggtatttgtagttgtccacatattctaagtcagaaccgtccaaagtagtgatgctggatgggcgggcaggtgtggacagcgatcggttgaagatcaTGCACTTAGtttaacttgcatttaagagcagttagagGCCACGAAAGGGGAGTTGTattgcattgaagctcgtctggaggttagttaacacagtgtccaaagaagggccagaagtatacagaatggtgtcatctgcgtagaggtggatcagagaatcaccagcagcaagagcgacatcattgatgtatacaaagaaaagagtcggcctgagaattgaaccctgtggcaaccccatagagactgccagaggtccagacaacaggccctccgatttgacacactgaactctgtctgcaaagtagttggtgaaccaggcgaggcagtcatttgagaaaccaaggccgttgagtctgccgataataatgtggtgattgacagagtcgaaagccttggccaggtcgatgaatacagctgcacagtaatgtctcttatcgatggcggttatgatatcgtttaagaccttgcacccatgaccagctcggaaaccagattgcatagcggagaaggtacggtgggattcgaaatggttggtgatctgtttgttaacttggctttcgaagaccttagaaaggcagggtaggatagatataggtctgtagcagtttgggtcaagagtgtctccccctttgaagagggggatgactgcggcagctttcaaatctttggggatctcaaacgatacgaaagagaggttgaacaggctagtaataggggttgcaacaatttcggcggataattttagaatgTTGCCATGAGAGACAGATGGTTGCTATGGCGAGATATTCCCTGACAAGAATAACCATAATACAAGGTTCTCAGAAAGGAGTATCCATAGCTAGCTACTGTCAGTTCCCAGTCTACATAAAATATGTCAAGATATGAATTTCCATATTCAAGTTTTGTCACGACCTGATGTtacacctgtccttgtgcttgcctccacccccctccaggtgtctcccatcttccccattatcccctgggtacttatacctgtgttctctgtttgtctgttgtcagtTCGTCAAGTTaaccagcgttttgtctcagctcctgcttttccccagtccctctttttctcgccctcctggttttgacccttgtctgtcctgactctgagcccgcctgcctgaccactctgcctgagcctgcctgccgtcctgtaccgttGCCTCACCACTCtagattatcgacccctgcctgccttgacctgtcgtttgcctgcccctgttgctgtaataaacattgttacttcaacacagtctgtatttgggtcttacctgaaacctgataaGTTTACCATATTGCATTACTAATAAACATCCAATTAACTTGAACTGATATCTTAAAAGAAGGTTCAGAATGGCAACAGCAATAATTCCATTTAATGAGATGTATTGTTAGGCCTACTTAAGGGCAACGTTTTCAAGCAAGGTCCTTTGTCAGAGCACAACCATCAAGTTTGACATACTTTGATTAACTTTGACATAGCAAGATCGACCCAAACATCTTGTGGATTCAATACACTTTCAATACACCCACTTTTACCCTTCAAGCACAATGAAATCATTTACAGTGAAAGAATGTCACCTTTGAGCTCAAAGCAATTGTTCACTTTGAAAAGATCTATTGATATTTTAAACAAAACAATTTTTGTACCAAGAACGGTACAGATGCTGAGTCTTTCACAAATCGGCTATACAGCAGACTTCTCGAATGTGATGATCTTTCAAAAATATTCTGTAAGTTACAGTTCAATGTGACGTGTTTTTCCAAAACAATACAATGGATTGCCTGTTTTGCCACCCATTTTCTGctttaataaatgtattttataaaaaatactgagtatacaaaacattaaggacacctgctctttccatgacatagactgaccagatgaatccaggtgaaagctatgatccctttttgacgtcacttgttaaatccacttcacatgaaggggaggagacaggttaaagaaggatttctaagccgtgaggcaattgagacatggattgtgaatgtgtgccatttagatggtgaatgggcaagacaaaagatttaagtgcctttgaaccgggtatggtagtaggtggcgGGTGCACCGGTTTGAATCAAGAACCTCAACGCTGCTGggttgtttcctgtgtgtgtcaagaatggtccaccacccaaaggacatccagacaacttgacacaactgtgggaagcactggagtcaacatgggccagcatccctgtggaacactttcaacaccttgtagagtccatgccctgatgaattgaggctcaatattagaaaggtgttcctaatgtttggtatactcagtgtatatctccaACTGTAGCTTCAAAAAAGACAAATCTGTAAAAAGGGAGAGGAATCAGATTAAGATTCAAAGTGAGATTTGAAGTGTCGAAGCTAAACAAAGCCTAACAGTTTATCAAATAAATTCAGATGGGAGAATCCGCGATGCCTAATTTCATTGGCATTGCATAATTAATTAAGCAAATGTATGATTAGTATGAGGATTGCACTGGTTATGCATCAAATTATAGTTGGTATTGCCTGTCTCTATACTGTGATGAGAAGTGTGAGTTTGAACCATCTTTATTTTAATTATGAACAATCTGTAAATGGTATTTACATTAAAATGCGAATAAATTAAAAACTCTGAAAGACATGAAAAAACAATGTTTCTGTACAAATACAccaaaacatacagtatatatatatttccaaacATCCGCACCAAACGGTCATACATGATGACTTCTTAGACAATGTACAAATGTACAGCATGGATAAAAAAAAGGTGAAACATGCATTTATGATGCAATTGCAGTGTAGGTACTAggtactgaacatactgtacaataTAAGTGGTATGTGAACATTGTACATTGAAATGAAATTTAACATACATTAGCTAGATTGACAAACCAAAACTACAATAAAGGATTGTGGTAAAACCTGCCTTCCCTGAAGAATTGGAATACAATGCCTGATACAATATCAAACTATTCATAatcatgctggtaatttatgactGTGTATGTATTTATTCATTGATTCGTACATTTAGCTATGAACCATCTTGACTCTCACACTTTTACATTATCCACTGAATATCATTAGCAAATAACTGTTTGAATATCCTTATGTTTCAGTACCTATGTTTACTGTACTGAGAACCATGTGTTGGCCGGTACTCAATAATCTCATCCTGACTATGTTAAACATCTCCTCTCAGGCTCAGCCTGATCCTACTCACCTATTGAATGATAGTATTCTTCTACTCTGATCGATCCATTAACTGTCCCCATGTAGACATACGTCATTGATCCCATACAGTGATCCAATACAATGTCACAGACTGTGTACTAGGGTTGCAAAAACTAGGGATGCAGAAATCTGGAAACTTTCCCAAAATGTCAAGGTTttatagaaatcctggttggacgATTTTGGATTTCTTGCTTATTACTTCCTGATTCAGGGAATCTTTCAACCGGACTTTCTGTAAAACCAGGGGATTTTTGGAAAGTTACCGGATGTTTGCAACCCTACCCTGTACAGGGGTCCATACATTGATTCAATACACTGTTCCTGCCTGTACACTGTTCAAATTCAGTGATGAAATACACAGTTCTTCCTATACATTGGTCCATAGATTGTCCTCATGCACCGTTCTTGTACACTGATCTCATACCCTCTTCCACTGGCCACACCAGGTCTCCCTGGGTAAAGAGGTCTTGTTCAATAAAGGCTCAACAAAACAGAAATGGTCATGCAACCGGCCTCagtggtcggccatattggcaggCAGCAGCTCCCTGGAGATCCGATCCTGCTGGGGTCTGTCAGTGGTCAATCTCAGACTAACACTACCCTCCGTGGTGCTGGTGGGGTTGACCCGGAACTTCCTGTGGACCGGCCGCATGGCCACGATGAGCTGCCTCTTGAAGGTCTCACTCAACACAATGTAGAAGAACGGGTTGATGCAGCTGTTAACGTAGCCCATGCTAATGGCTATGTTGTAGGCATAGGAGAAGGCTGGGCTGGGGTTCTGGACTCCCACGTGAACCAGCTGGAGGATGTAGTAAGGGGCCCAGCAGGTGAAGAAAGCCAGGCAGATGGCCACCGCCATACAGGTTACTTTCTTGGTGCGCACCCTCAGGCTCCTGGGGGGCAAGGGGGCCACGCTGGTGGCCATGTGCTTGAGGATCTTGAAAAAGACCAAGCAGATGATGAGAAGCGGCAGAGCGAAAGCCAAGACAAACTGGTAGAGAGTGAACCAGTAGATGTCGGCAGACGGATCGGGAAGTAGCAGGGCACAGCCCATCAGGTCGCCAGGCAGAGGCATGAGGCCTGCGTACATCCACACCGGGATGATGGTCAGCAACGACAGCATCCATACTAGAACGATAACCGCGGTTGCCACGCACGGCGTCCGAACGTAGTTGAAGCGGATGGGGTGGACCGTGGCCAGGTAGCGGTCCAGAGTCATGACCGTGAGGATGCAGGTGCTCACGATCTGGCTGTTGGAGTCCAGCGCGGTGATGACTGTGCACATAGTGGCGCCGAAGCACCACGAGCCGTTGCCCATCAACTGGTGTATGAGGAAGGGCATACCGACGAGGAAGAGGAGGTCGACGATGGACAGATTGAAGATGAAGATGTCAGGGACGGTCTGCTTGGCGCGGCACTTGGTCTTCTTCAGGATGGTGTAGATGACCATGCAGTTACCCATAATGCCCAGGAAACAGATGATGCCGAATATGGTGGGCAAGATGGCGTTGTTGTAGTAGGCATCATATCCCCCACTTATAGGGACAAGAGCAGCAGAGGAGAATGTTATTAAAATACCGGTATGATGTGTCATATATCCATAAACCAGAACTGTCAAGCATCAATTTACATAGCCTGGCTCCCGCGACCCAAGTGGTACactcttacatgctgaccacaccgttCGCCTCGCGTGCGTGagagttgcaaaataaatgtacacatacatgttattcaatcattgcacccacactgctcgcacccgtcaacgagcgtctgctcTAGGcgttaaaatagaacttggttctatttgtgaagcttcagtctctcctctctcatctcctcattgttttttaggagcatatacccacgtggatgattgaaagattaactgaggtccacactccagtccagtcggTAGTAgcaatgcaccttaaagttggttgccaacagccatataaagtccaaagaagaagaagaagcctgaaggaggagagattactagaaaacaaagttttacccttttatctgaggattaattgttggagtagaggaccttgtgcatttcaggtaaaataacaaccaaatgtttatatcccaggataaATGAGTgtttccactgctacagagtccaatggcagcgagccttacaccactccagccgacgcttggcattgtgcatggtgatcttaggcttgtgtgtggctcctcggccatggaaacccatttcaaacagttattgtgctgacgttgcttccaaaggcagtttggaagtcggtagtgagtgttgcaaccgaggacatacaatttttatgcgctacgattcagcactcagcggtcccgttctgtgagcttgtgtggcctaccactttgaagctGAGCCGtttttgctcctagacatttccatttcacaataacagcatttactgttgagcagctctagcagggcagaaatgtgatgaactgacttgttggacagGTGGCATGCTATGACTGTGCCACATTGAAGGTCATTGAGCTCTTCCGTAAAGGTcattttagtttagtttattaataagaccattttaaaaaacaagcacacataaaacttaaaagccatacatgcacattaataaaatcattgaggataacacacaataaagtctgggacttatttccattgtggtccttgagacaagatggctatacaagatcgaacacagtacggcagtgaaataataaaacaaaaacataaaagaagaacatctatctcatcattccagttacatcataggggtttattcatatgggcacagaggacatcaaacatattttaaCTTTCTTTTTAAAGCTGTCGAGAGAGGACATTGTTTTataggcagaggcaactcattccattctgaggctccagtatacaagaaagtacctttcccagcattactcctgaacctgtataagcacacatcagccacacctgatctggtgctgtgattgtgtgcatccctaacacgaggaaagtaatcacttaaatatctgggcgcaggaccataaatacacctgtaaaccaaacctagtctaatctgggactccctagcctcaacaggcagccagtttagttcctgaaagcagctcctgcctatgtgagtacgtggactcaccttcaaAACTACCCTGATCAActtattctgggctatctggagcttccccttcataagtttagataagcccccaaaccaggaagtactagcatagtcaaaatggcattgaatgagggcagtagctagcactttcatggagtccttatcaagcagcttggactttctagcCAGAAACTTAATCctggcattaaccttccctagcaccttattggccatgctcacacctcccaagcttccatcaaggatacatcccaagtagctaacagaggttttagtagtcagcacctcaccccctaactccactctgatttcagacAACCTACACAATTTAGGTCTGGTTCCAAAATTAATTGCTTCAGTTTTCCCTAAGTGCAGAGATAACttattatctccaagccatttTCTAATGTTAGTAAGCTCTGTGCTAAGTATGCTCTCCAACATAGTTTTGTGAGACACCAGAAGTGTAGAGTCATCCACAAAGAAAAAGACagcaagaacaagcatctttcatatcaataatatacaataaaaacagcagaggcccaagcacgctcccctgcggaacgccacaactcattggttttgcctgagacagtgaaccatcaacctctactacttgctcccttcctgataaataggactttacccagcctagagggatactgcttaaccccagtgcctccagtttggagattagaagacagtggttaactgtatcaaaggccttctgtaggtcaagcagtaccattccacacagatttccctcatcaatctcgttcctgatgaagtcagtcaagtaAAGTAGACATGAATCAGTGGAGTATGTTTTTCTAAAACCCGACTGAAAATCATACATTAGACCATGTGTGTTAACATATTCATACATTTGCTCATGTACAATTCTCTCCAGGAACTTTGATGTTACACAGAGGATAGATACAGGCCTataattcccagggtcagactttATCCCCTTCTTATACAGAGGTATAACTTCAACTTGTTTCATGTCCCTGGGAAAGGTGCCTTGTTCAAGAGAGAGATTAACAATATGCGTAATACAAGGGCCAATTTGCTCAGCAGAATTTATTAGAAACCTTGCAGGAATATTATCCAGGCCTGTGGCTTTGGAGGATTTAAGCTCTGCCAGCATACTGACTATTTTGTCTGTTGCTACCTTTGCAAAAGAAAAAGAGTTTGGCTGAACCCCTAACTCTACATAATACTTCTGGACTTGGTTGCTTCCATACAAACCAGAACTGGTGGGCAGCTTGCTAACCAGCTTGCTGGCAACAGAAGTAAAAAGTTGAATTCATTGGCAACCTCTGCCTTTTCATATACCATCTCCCCTTTGATGTTCAGTCCAAtactgtttagtttgtttttggtAGTACTACTACAGCCTAGTTCCTTAAATTATTTCCAAAGCTTTTTAGGGTCATTTTTGTTTTCAATTATTTTCTAAGCAAAGTAACCCCTCTTAGCTTCATCCATCCTGCTCTGTGCTTCATTTCTGTGATGTTTATATAGGACAAAATCATGCTGCTCTTGAGAGTTCTTACATTTCTTAAAGGCCTTATTCCTTGCTTGGATAGATTCTAGAATCTCATGATTAAACCAAGGGCTAGATCTCTGCTTCACCCTGACCCATCTAATGGGAGCCATCACATTCACCACATCAAGGAACCTACATTTAATAAAGGCTTCCCAGGCActgtctacccctacactatctagcacaggtgaccagtcaATTTTACCCACTTCCTCCCTAAACTTTTCTACACAGTATTTTTTGAGTCCTCTGATTCTAACAGTTTTGTGACACTTAAATATATCTTTAAAAATCCTCCTTCTGCAAAATGTAATAAAATCACTGATTCCATATACTATTACTCCACTCTGCGATATTTTAGATTTATCAGACACCAATATTAAGTAAATTGTACTTTGCACTGTTTCACATATCCTGGTGGGATCTTTTATAATTTGGGTCAGAGCAAGTGATCTACAAAAGTGCATAAATACATTGTGGGTTGGGCTATTCTTTTTGCAGACATCAGTATTGAAATCCCCTAACAAAATGATTTCCTTCAACAGCAAATCATTACAGTTTGACGACACAATTTCAAGACCTTCATAGAATGCATTCTGCTTGGGCGACCTATAACACACCCCCAACAAAATCGGCTTGGTTTTGGGAAGGCAGATAACCAGCCAGACAATCTCCAGATCAATCTCCTGATCTGACGTTAAAAGCAATGTCTGATCTTACAAACGCACATATTCCCCCACCGTTCCGATTCCGATCCTTCCTGACAACAGAGTAATTACCCATCTCAATTTCTGAGTCACAAACAGATGAATCCAACCATGTCTCAGTAAAACAGAAGACACCCACCTCTGATTTGCAAACCAACAGGCGTATCTCATTGATCTTCGGTAGTAGGCTTCTGACGTTTAAGTGCACAAAATGTAAGCCCTTCTTCCCAAAGGCCTCATTGAATTCCCGATCCACTTGTAACTCGCCTCCCACCTTCCCACTGCCCTGCCTCTGGTGGCCTCTCTGTCGCCATGGAGCACCCCTCCCCAGGTGCCACTCCATCGTCCTCACCACCATGTCCTCCGTCACTCGCCTCTGGTTGCCTCCGCTCCGCTGTGGACCCCCCCTCCTCCGGTGCACTCTCCACCCTCGGTAAGTCCTCTGGTCCCACTCCACCTTCAGTGCTCACACACCCCGTGGGTACAGCACACCGACAGCAACGGTAAGCTTCATTGATCCCATGTCCAAAGCTAGAGTCGCTGCATTTTAAATGAATCCACTGCGCGCATTCCAAATATTCCAAAGCTTTACTGTTACTCTTTATCCACAGTTCGCAAGAGGAGCATGGGTGCATAGGCCGTTTGATGGGGTTCGTGATAAAGTGAGGTCCAGGGCATTGATTGATATCACC
The DNA window shown above is from Salvelinus fontinalis isolate EN_2023a chromosome 40, ASM2944872v1, whole genome shotgun sequence and carries:
- the LOC129839285 gene encoding melanin-concentrating hormone receptor 1-like, which encodes MATGGVGPEDLPRVESAPEEGGSTAERRQPEASDGGHGGEDDGVAPGEGCSMATERPPEAGQWEGGSGGYDAYYNNAILPTIFGIICFLGIMGNCMVIYTILKKTKCRAKQTVPDIFIFNLSIVDLLFLVGMPFLIHQLMGNGSWCFGATMCTVITALDSNSQIVSTCILTVMTLDRYLATVHPIRFNYVRTPCVATAVIVLVWMLSLLTIIPVWMYAGLMPLPGDLMGCALLLPDPSADIYWFTLYQFVLAFALPLLIICLVFFKILKHMATSVAPLPPRSLRVRTKKVTCMAVAICLAFFTCWAPYYILQLVHVGVQNPSPAFSYAYNIAISMGYVNSCINPFFYIVLSETFKRQLIVAMRPVHRKFRVNPTSTTEGSVSLRLTTDRPQQDRISRELLPANMADH